ATCAGATGCTGGGCGGCCTCTGCCACGATCGTATTCCCGTCTACAACACCTGCGCCGGTTACGGCTATGTGCGGTCCAACAAGATCAAGCCGGTCGATACCTGGAATTTTCGCGACGATGCCGAAGGCCCCTATGAAGATCTCAGGGCGTTCATGACGGATGCGGGCGCACTTGCCGAAAACCTGCTGGAGCAGGGCATTTCGGCCATGAAGATCTGGCCCTTCGATCCCGCGGCCATCGAAAACGACGGGCGCTACATCACCAGCGAGCAGCTGCGCGCAGCCCTTTTGCCGTTCGAGCAGATACGCAAACGTGTGGGTGACCGCATGCAGATCATGGTGGAGTTTCATAGCCTCTGGAACCTGCCGACGATCAAGAAGATCGCCCGCGAACTCGAGGCCTTCGATCCGACATGGTACGAAGATCCGATACGGATGAACTCGGTATCCGCCCTTTCGGAACTCGCCGCCTCCACCAGCGTGCCGATCTGTGCCTCGGAAACGCTCGGTTCCCGTTTCCCCTACAAGGACATGCTGGAAGCCGGCGCGATCGGCATCGTCATGACCGATCTGGTCTGGACAGGCGGTCTGACCGAAGGCCGCAAGATCGCCGCATTGGCCGATACCTATCATCGCCCCTATGCGCCGCATGATTGCACCGGGCCTGTCGCCTATGCCGCAGCCGTCCATTCCTCCTTTTCGCAGACCAACACCATGATCCAGGAGTCGGTGCGCGCTTTTTACACCGGCTGGTACTGCGAGCTGGTGACAAATCTGCCCGTCATCGAAAACGGCTTCGTGCT
This window of the Agrobacterium fabrum str. C58 genome carries:
- a CDS encoding mandelate racemase/muconate lactonizing enzyme family protein, whose product is MKITSVETLRTEEFSNVLWVRIHTDAGVIGLGETFYGAGAVEAHIHDVLAGRLLGRDPMRIEAHSRELVNLPMAQASTGAEYRAASAIDLALWDIFGKVCNQPVHQMLGGLCHDRIPVYNTCAGYGYVRSNKIKPVDTWNFRDDAEGPYEDLRAFMTDAGALAENLLEQGISAMKIWPFDPAAIENDGRYITSEQLRAALLPFEQIRKRVGDRMQIMVEFHSLWNLPTIKKIARELEAFDPTWYEDPIRMNSVSALSELAASTSVPICASETLGSRFPYKDMLEAGAIGIVMTDLVWTGGLTEGRKIAALADTYHRPYAPHDCTGPVAYAAAVHSSFSQTNTMIQESVRAFYTGWYCELVTNLPVIENGFVLPMEGPGLGTELLPKVFERPDLTVRVSTL